One segment of Gilliamella sp. ESL0441 DNA contains the following:
- a CDS encoding TM2 domain-containing protein has protein sequence METKSEFVGNNRSVVVTLLLWFFLGTFGVYRMYLGKVGTGILMLVLTIIGFITLPIIIGIFILIGLFIWWIVDLVCILKSPKINQMP, from the coding sequence ATGGAAACTAAATCTGAGTTTGTTGGGAATAACCGTTCTGTCGTTGTAACTCTTTTATTGTGGTTTTTCCTCGGTACATTTGGTGTTTATAGGATGTATTTAGGTAAAGTCGGAACTGGTATTTTAATGCTTGTTTTAACAATAATTGGCTTTATTACTCTCCCTATAATAATTGGTATTTTTATATTAATTGGGCTTTTTATTTGGTGGATAGTTGATTTAGTTTGCATACTAAAATCACCGAAAATAAATCAAATGCCATAA
- a CDS encoding JAB domain-containing protein → MDIKLTKHDKRYIEGTDDVYSIMQRVLLRDNQIDQEKEHLWMIGMNQAGYILYLELIALGSYKSVDVEPMNVFRVAVMKNASRVILVHNHPSGSLTPSDADKDITDRLIQVGRILNIDLIDHLIITPKSYISFRSTKLMDELEQSLKYVPTYQVVERIRKEEKLIAKEKLAVERDKTKTAQQKAKEIKVKAETEKKILITALLEKGVSVEDIAKILGITVKAVERVLGKEG, encoded by the coding sequence ATGGATATAAAACTAACCAAGCATGACAAACGCTATATTGAAGGCACGGATGATGTCTACAGCATTATGCAACGTGTGTTATTGCGTGATAACCAAATCGACCAAGAAAAAGAGCATCTTTGGATGATTGGGATGAATCAAGCTGGTTATATCCTGTATCTCGAACTGATTGCGCTTGGCAGTTATAAATCGGTCGATGTTGAACCGATGAATGTATTTCGTGTTGCGGTAATGAAAAACGCCTCACGCGTGATATTAGTTCATAATCACCCGTCAGGATCGCTGACGCCGTCGGATGCCGATAAAGATATCACCGATCGCCTCATTCAAGTCGGCCGTATTTTGAATATCGACCTAATCGACCACCTAATTATCACCCCTAAATCCTATATTAGCTTCCGCAGTACTAAGCTTATGGACGAGTTAGAACAAAGCCTAAAATACGTACCAACTTATCAAGTGGTTGAACGTATTCGTAAAGAAGAAAAGTTAATTGCTAAAGAGAAGTTGGCGGTTGAAAGGGATAAAACAAAAACAGCTCAACAGAAAGCGAAAGAAATAAAAGTAAAAGCTGAGACTGAAAAGAAAATATTGATTACTGCTTTGTTGGAAAAAGGTGTTTCGGTTGAGGATATTGCTAAAATTCTGGGGATAACGGTGAAGGCGGTGGAGAGGGTTTTGGGGAAAGAGGGATAA
- the hsdR gene encoding type I restriction-modification system endonuclease gives MIIIKEQSNFGFLVEHDPLFVELACTAERAFSSDPNTTLIKLRQLAEAMAQHIAAKAGIEFNERTSQSDLLYKISNELKLDPIIRNLFHTLRIEGNKATHQFKTKHKEAKDGLLVAYKLAIWFHQSFSQAGVQFKPEPFKPLVDPSEHLRSLQSEISKLKIELEQANIELNSSQQFNELLAKEKTEFETLALKMDEEARSLSQQAQENEAMLLKQQKEYEIKIKDLQQALALQDLKAQKVSRNTISNKAKKASQQIELSEELTRILIDMQLIEAGWQADTEQLNYKKGTRPEKNKYLAIAEWPTEHKGEKGWADYVLFAGLTPIAVVEAKKKNKNVSGKIGQAERYSKGFQVLPPLIGAWELEKRTIAWPDESDCHYKIPFVYSCNGRPYIKQLAEQSGTWFRDVRDGANLKRPLFSFHSPQGLLDLLNRSRENAEQQLKQEPFAYLQLRDYQEKAIVATENTLSKGIRTALIAMATGTGKTRTIIGLMYRFLKTERFKRILFLVDRTALGEQAIDSFNEATLEQNLTLSKIYNLAELGSMVTEAETRIQVATVQAMVNRIFMSDNPPLIDQFDCIIIDEAHRGYTLDQEMTEGEMAIRDATQYLSSYRRVLDYFDAVKIALTATPAKHTSDIFGKPVYIYSYREAVADDWLIDHEPPIRYQTLLTQNGITFTKGEKVSAINTQTGEVKTAELEDELNFEVDAFNRRVINENFNRVICEQLVNELDPFGEEKTLIFCATDLHADMVKRLLDDAFKNLYNGEYNQAAVAKITGQSDKVNQLIKQFKNERYPNIAITVDLLTTGIDVLKICNLVFMRRVKSRILYEQMIGRATRRCDSIGKTVFRIYDPVDIYAALKDVNTMQPLVKDPNIPLEQLIEELSDPKLLAKALQTPGDMAGETYADVILNQLNQKLMRILRKAEQKAENKPELRQKLDELQTLWDVEPKKLHNYLHEIGPESAANFIKQHHGLINQLNEVNRLLGSERLPLISQHEDHLRERSQSYGSHQRPEDYLDSFNHFIHNQLNESAALSVVVNRPRDLTRAQLKEVKLLLDGAGYSEANLRTAVRNQTNQDIAASIIGYIRRAALGEPLIPFEQRVKQAMQQIYQSHSWTPAQRNWLDRLAKQIIFEIVIDKEFINHRFTDSGGAKQLDKILGNQLDRVLDELREAIWPALTA, from the coding sequence ATGATAATAATTAAAGAGCAATCAAATTTTGGTTTTCTAGTTGAACACGATCCACTGTTTGTCGAATTAGCGTGTACAGCTGAGCGAGCATTTAGCAGTGATCCTAATACCACATTAATAAAATTACGGCAATTAGCTGAAGCAATGGCACAACATATTGCTGCCAAGGCTGGTATTGAATTTAATGAACGCACTTCGCAGTCTGATTTGTTGTATAAGATTAGTAATGAACTCAAATTAGACCCCATTATCCGTAATCTTTTTCATACATTACGTATTGAAGGGAATAAAGCTACTCATCAATTTAAAACCAAGCACAAAGAAGCAAAAGATGGACTTTTAGTTGCTTACAAATTAGCGATATGGTTTCACCAATCTTTTAGTCAAGCTGGTGTGCAATTTAAACCAGAACCTTTTAAACCACTTGTTGACCCCAGCGAGCATTTGCGCAGTTTACAGTCAGAAATCAGTAAACTTAAAATAGAACTAGAACAAGCCAATATTGAACTCAATTCAAGTCAACAATTTAATGAATTACTCGCTAAAGAAAAGACTGAATTTGAAACCTTAGCTTTAAAAATGGATGAAGAGGCGCGATCCCTATCTCAACAGGCCCAAGAAAATGAGGCAATGTTACTCAAACAACAGAAAGAATATGAAATAAAGATTAAGGATTTACAACAAGCACTTGCTCTACAAGATTTAAAAGCTCAAAAAGTATCTCGTAATACAATAAGTAATAAAGCTAAGAAAGCAAGTCAACAAATAGAATTAAGCGAAGAACTCACACGAATTTTAATTGATATGCAGCTTATTGAAGCGGGTTGGCAAGCTGACACCGAACAGTTAAATTATAAAAAGGGTACTCGCCCAGAAAAAAATAAATATTTAGCCATTGCCGAATGGCCGACAGAACATAAAGGCGAAAAAGGATGGGCTGATTATGTTTTATTTGCGGGATTAACACCAATTGCAGTTGTTGAAGCTAAGAAAAAGAATAAAAATGTTTCCGGAAAAATCGGTCAAGCTGAACGTTATAGTAAAGGCTTCCAAGTATTACCACCATTGATTGGTGCATGGGAACTTGAAAAAAGAACGATTGCTTGGCCTGATGAATCAGATTGCCACTACAAAATTCCTTTTGTTTATTCTTGTAATGGTCGTCCATACATTAAGCAATTAGCTGAACAGTCAGGAACATGGTTTCGTGATGTTCGTGATGGCGCCAATTTAAAGCGTCCTTTATTCTCCTTTCATTCACCACAAGGACTCTTAGATCTACTTAATCGTAGTCGAGAAAACGCTGAACAACAACTAAAACAAGAACCATTTGCCTATTTGCAATTAAGGGATTATCAAGAGAAAGCAATTGTTGCCACAGAAAACACCCTTTCCAAGGGGATACGAACCGCTTTAATTGCGATGGCAACAGGAACAGGTAAAACTCGCACAATTATAGGCCTGATGTACCGCTTTTTAAAAACTGAACGATTTAAACGAATTCTATTTTTAGTCGATCGTACCGCTTTAGGAGAACAGGCAATAGATTCTTTTAATGAAGCCACGTTAGAACAGAATCTCACTTTATCTAAAATCTATAACTTAGCCGAGCTTGGTTCTATGGTGACTGAAGCTGAAACACGAATACAAGTGGCAACCGTGCAAGCAATGGTCAACCGCATTTTTATGAGCGATAATCCACCTTTAATCGATCAGTTTGATTGTATTATAATTGACGAGGCGCACCGTGGTTATACTTTAGATCAAGAAATGACAGAAGGTGAGATGGCAATACGTGACGCCACGCAATATTTATCAAGTTACCGTCGAGTATTAGATTATTTTGATGCGGTAAAAATTGCGCTAACGGCAACACCCGCAAAACATACTAGCGATATTTTTGGTAAGCCTGTTTATATTTATTCATATCGAGAAGCTGTTGCCGATGACTGGTTAATTGATCATGAACCGCCAATACGTTATCAAACTTTATTAACACAAAATGGTATTACGTTTACTAAAGGTGAAAAAGTCAGTGCCATCAATACGCAAACCGGTGAAGTTAAAACCGCTGAATTAGAAGATGAGCTTAATTTTGAAGTCGACGCGTTTAATCGTCGGGTTATAAATGAAAACTTTAACCGAGTAATTTGCGAACAATTGGTGAATGAACTCGATCCGTTTGGTGAAGAAAAAACATTAATCTTCTGTGCTACCGATCTGCATGCAGATATGGTTAAACGCTTATTAGATGATGCATTTAAGAATCTCTATAATGGTGAATATAATCAAGCTGCTGTCGCTAAAATTACCGGGCAGAGTGATAAAGTTAATCAATTAATCAAACAATTTAAAAATGAACGCTATCCAAATATAGCTATCACTGTTGATTTATTAACAACGGGTATTGATGTGCTTAAGATTTGTAATTTAGTCTTTATGCGCCGAGTCAAATCCCGTATCTTATATGAACAAATGATTGGTCGTGCAACAAGACGATGTGATAGCATAGGTAAAACGGTATTTCGAATATATGATCCGGTTGATATTTATGCCGCATTAAAAGACGTCAATACTATGCAACCGTTAGTTAAAGATCCTAATATCCCCCTTGAACAATTAATTGAGGAACTAAGTGATCCTAAATTATTGGCTAAAGCATTACAAACACCAGGCGATATGGCGGGTGAAACTTATGCTGATGTAATTTTGAATCAATTAAATCAAAAATTAATGCGAATCTTGCGTAAGGCCGAGCAAAAAGCAGAAAATAAACCTGAATTAAGACAAAAGTTAGATGAATTACAAACCTTATGGGATGTTGAACCGAAAAAACTACATAATTATTTACATGAAATTGGTCCTGAATCTGCTGCGAATTTTATCAAACAACATCATGGGTTAATTAATCAATTAAATGAAGTCAATCGATTGCTAGGTAGTGAACGTTTACCACTCATTTCTCAACATGAAGATCATCTTCGAGAACGCTCGCAAAGTTATGGCTCTCACCAAAGACCCGAGGATTATTTAGACAGTTTTAATCATTTCATTCATAATCAATTAAATGAAAGTGCTGCGTTGTCTGTGGTTGTTAATCGCCCACGTGATTTAACCCGTGCGCAATTGAAAGAAGTTAAACTGTTATTGGATGGTGCAGGTTATTCGGAAGCTAATTTACGCACTGCCGTACGCAATCAAACTAATCAAGATATTGCAGCGAGTATTATTGGTTATATTCGTCGTGCTGCCTTGGGCGAACCATTAATTCCTTTTGAACAACGTGTTAAACAAGCCATGCAACAAATCTACCAAAGCCATAGTTGGACACCGGCTCAACGCAATTGGTTAGATCGTTTAGCCAAACAAATTATCTTTGAGATCGTTATTGATAAAGAATTTATTAATCATCGCTTTACTGATAGTGGTGGCGCTAAGCAGCTTGATAAAATATTGGGCAATCAACTTGATAGGGTATTAGATGAATTAAGAGAGGCTATTTGGCCAGCACTTACCGCATAA
- a CDS encoding N-6 DNA methylase: MTNNNIVQKLWNLCDVLRDDGINYSDYVTELVLLLFIKMVHENTEAGILQKHPLPVGCRWTNLNDKSGITLLNDYKAILLALSTGKRQEIDPENPEQYIEVTVHNDPLISAIYDDAQTRLREPRHLEQLIKTLDQIDWFSIQKDGLGDLYEGLLEKNANETKSGAGQYFTPRPLINCMVRCIKPQIKHIIQDPAAGTAGFLVAADQYLRQQTNDYYDLDAKDADFQKNEAFIGVELVPNTRRLALMNCLLHGIEGGNDGAILLGNSLGQVGQDLKPADIILANPPFGTSKGGDASITRKDLTYETTNKQLAFLQHIYRNLKPGGRAAVVLPDNVLFEAGKGTDIRRDLMNKCNLHTILRLPTGIFYAQGVKTNVLFFTKGSVTDKLQQENCTQNVWVYDLRTNMPNFGKRTPFTEQYLQPFETVYGINPDGTSPRQEGEWSFSSDDIEADSSASQENLDVNDQLAQSRWRCFSRDWIAYTKQDSLDISWLKDKNSVDATKLPEPAILAKQAKDELIVALDKLQSLLSALGETE, from the coding sequence ATGACTAATAACAATATTGTACAAAAACTGTGGAATTTATGTGATGTATTGCGTGATGATGGTATTAACTATTCAGATTATGTAACTGAATTAGTACTTTTATTATTTATTAAAATGGTACATGAAAATACCGAAGCAGGGATTTTGCAAAAACATCCTTTACCTGTTGGGTGTCGTTGGACTAATCTCAATGATAAATCAGGTATTACCCTATTAAATGATTATAAAGCCATCTTATTAGCCTTATCAACAGGTAAGCGTCAAGAAATCGATCCTGAAAATCCAGAACAATACATTGAAGTGACAGTACATAATGACCCATTAATAAGCGCCATTTATGACGATGCACAAACTCGATTACGAGAACCACGGCATTTAGAGCAATTGATTAAAACATTAGATCAAATTGATTGGTTTAGTATTCAAAAGGATGGGCTGGGTGATCTTTATGAAGGATTATTAGAAAAAAATGCCAATGAAACAAAATCCGGTGCTGGTCAGTATTTTACGCCAAGACCACTGATTAATTGTATGGTGCGGTGTATTAAACCACAAATAAAACATATCATCCAAGATCCTGCTGCCGGAACGGCAGGATTTCTTGTCGCAGCAGATCAGTATTTACGGCAACAAACCAACGATTATTATGATCTTGATGCTAAAGATGCTGATTTTCAAAAAAACGAAGCGTTTATTGGTGTTGAATTAGTACCAAATACTCGTCGACTTGCCTTAATGAATTGTTTATTACACGGTATAGAAGGCGGTAATGATGGTGCAATTTTATTAGGCAATTCACTTGGTCAAGTTGGGCAAGACCTAAAACCTGCGGATATTATTCTCGCTAATCCACCATTTGGTACCAGTAAAGGTGGCGATGCCAGTATTACTCGTAAAGATTTAACTTATGAAACCACCAACAAGCAATTAGCTTTTTTACAACATATTTACCGTAATTTAAAACCCGGTGGTCGCGCTGCCGTGGTATTGCCTGATAATGTATTGTTTGAAGCGGGTAAAGGGACTGATATTCGTCGCGATTTAATGAATAAATGTAATTTACATACAATACTACGCTTACCGACCGGGATTTTTTATGCCCAAGGTGTAAAAACCAATGTGCTATTTTTCACTAAGGGCTCAGTAACAGACAAACTACAACAAGAAAACTGTACGCAAAATGTTTGGGTTTATGATTTGCGTACCAATATGCCAAACTTTGGTAAACGTACACCATTTACTGAGCAATATTTACAACCATTTGAAACCGTTTATGGTATCAATCCCGACGGCACCAGCCCAAGACAGGAAGGTGAATGGTCATTCAGTTCAGATGATATCGAAGCAGACTCGTCAGCCAGTCAAGAAAACTTAGACGTTAATGATCAACTAGCACAATCAAGATGGCGCTGTTTTAGCCGCGATTGGATTGCTTACACAAAACAGGATTCACTCGATATCAGTTGGTTAAAAGATAAAAATAGTGTGGATGCAACCAAACTCCCAGAACCAGCCATACTCGCCAAGCAAGCTAAAGATGAGTTAATAGTTGCTTTGGATAAGTTGCAGAGTTTGTTGAGTGCTTTGGGAGAAACTGAATAA
- a CDS encoding restriction endonuclease subunit S, with the protein MSDILLVPEGWIVTKFTDVLDIQGGTQPPKSNFVDQVKEGYIRLLQIRDFGDKPVPTFIPITSKLKLCDKDDVLIGRYGASLGRICTGMKGAYNVALAKVLFGKYLDRRFLKAYLESELFQASLRLLSRSAQNGFNKDDLNSFVFLLPPFNEQKIIAEKLNLLLAQVQETKSRLEQIPELLKQFRQSVLSDAVSGKLTEDWRKNDKCWISAILGNLILDSTNGLSKRKGTNGKEITVLRLADFKNACRVFGNERKIVLTDKEIEKFTLKNGDILVIRVNGSVDLAGRFIEYSLQKKIEGFCDHFIRLRLNEKKILSKYLLFVANNGEGRLYLQNSLSTSAGQNTINQASIRALNIPLPSLEEQIEIVRRVEQLFAYADKIEQQVNTALEKVNHLPQSILAKAFRGELTAQWRAENVDLITGENSAASLLEKIQVERAQNNKNKKKK; encoded by the coding sequence ATGAGCGATATTCTTCTTGTACCTGAAGGTTGGATTGTTACTAAATTTACTGATGTCTTGGATATACAAGGTGGTACTCAACCACCAAAATCTAATTTTGTAGATCAAGTAAAAGAAGGCTATATACGCCTTCTTCAAATTCGAGATTTTGGCGACAAACCTGTCCCAACATTTATACCAATAACATCTAAATTAAAATTATGTGATAAAGATGATGTATTAATAGGACGTTACGGGGCATCTTTAGGGCGTATCTGTACTGGAATGAAAGGTGCTTATAATGTTGCTTTAGCTAAAGTATTATTTGGTAAATATTTAGATAGAAGATTTTTGAAAGCATACTTAGAATCAGAATTATTTCAAGCATCCTTAAGATTATTATCTCGTTCAGCTCAAAATGGATTTAATAAAGATGATCTTAATTCGTTTGTATTTTTACTACCACCTTTCAATGAACAAAAAATCATAGCTGAAAAACTTAATTTATTACTAGCCCAAGTACAAGAAACAAAATCACGCCTTGAACAAATTCCTGAACTTCTAAAACAGTTTCGGCAGTCAGTGTTATCGGATGCCGTGAGTGGTAAATTAACGGAAGATTGGAGAAAAAATGATAAATGTTGGATTTCAGCGATATTAGGCAATTTAATTTTAGATTCAACAAATGGTTTATCCAAAAGAAAAGGGACTAATGGTAAAGAGATTACTGTTTTAAGGTTAGCAGATTTTAAAAATGCATGTCGAGTATTTGGGAATGAACGGAAAATTGTTTTAACAGATAAAGAAATAGAGAAATTTACATTAAAAAATGGTGATATTTTGGTTATTCGAGTTAACGGCAGTGTCGATTTAGCTGGAAGATTTATCGAGTATTCATTACAAAAAAAAATTGAAGGATTTTGTGATCATTTTATAAGATTACGATTAAATGAAAAAAAAATCCTTTCTAAATATTTATTATTTGTGGCCAATAATGGGGAGGGACGTTTATATTTACAGAATAGTTTGTCAACAAGTGCAGGACAAAATACGATTAACCAGGCTTCAATTAGAGCCTTAAATATACCGTTACCTTCACTAGAAGAACAAATCGAAATCGTCCGTCGTGTAGAACAATTATTTGCCTATGCTGATAAAATTGAACAACAGGTTAATACAGCTTTAGAAAAAGTGAATCATTTACCTCAATCAATTTTAGCCAAAGCGTTTCGTGGTGAATTAACCGCACAATGGCGCGCTGAAAATGTTGATTTAATTACGGGTGAAAATTCAGCGGCATCCTTACTTGAAAAAATTCAGGTTGAGCGCGCGCAAAACAATAAAAACAAAAAGAAAAAATAA
- a CDS encoding RtcB family protein, translated as MSTFSRLQKRLSRLGIESHFNNDIYTLNKENTSAQILLPSPLPLEQKAVEQLLNFASVNVPNSVGKVCMARATPDFHPGAVAPVGSIVATTQDLIIPAAIGTDINCGMRLFTTGLSFDQVCEQKSTIIAQLKRVLLQDERDVPVTPQSFQALFDQGLAAWLSELPQQGLWNSVNYERLQAELDKISGNHLIKADSQYAPEAFFEKRDIIRPASLGTVGSGNHFVELQIVDDIIDRHLAYQLGLEKNSVVVMIHTGSRDVGFYIGQRWQDKAKALWPTNEKQPKSGLFGLTDSHAQAYLQAMGVAARYAWINRIVITELIRKSLSTIFHQDNSQLVVDISHNIILPEHEMNIHRKGATPAYAGQIALIPGSMGDHSYVAVGKGHADWLWSCSHGAGRAERRQAMRSKKVEYDKVNLQWQCITLKEERLREESPTAYKPITPVIEAQQNAGLIQTVVKLKPWVTFKV; from the coding sequence ATGTCTACATTTTCTCGTTTACAAAAACGTTTGTCCCGTCTTGGGATTGAAAGTCATTTTAATAATGATATTTATACTTTAAATAAAGAAAATACATCTGCTCAGATTTTGTTACCAAGTCCATTGCCATTAGAGCAAAAAGCGGTAGAACAGCTTCTGAACTTTGCATCAGTGAACGTCCCTAATAGTGTAGGGAAAGTTTGCATGGCTCGTGCTACACCCGATTTTCATCCAGGTGCGGTTGCGCCTGTTGGTAGTATTGTTGCAACTACGCAGGATTTAATTATTCCTGCAGCAATTGGTACTGATATTAATTGCGGTATGCGGCTTTTTACCACCGGTTTAAGCTTTGATCAGGTGTGTGAACAAAAATCGACAATTATTGCACAATTAAAACGTGTGTTATTGCAAGATGAACGCGATGTACCTGTTACACCGCAATCTTTTCAAGCATTATTTGATCAAGGTCTTGCAGCATGGTTATCGGAGTTACCACAGCAAGGTTTGTGGAATTCAGTTAATTATGAACGGTTACAAGCAGAGCTTGATAAAATATCGGGTAATCATTTAATTAAGGCAGATAGTCAGTATGCACCTGAAGCCTTTTTTGAAAAGCGCGATATTATCCGCCCAGCGAGTTTAGGTACTGTCGGATCTGGTAATCATTTTGTCGAGTTACAAATTGTTGATGATATTATCGATCGACATTTAGCTTATCAATTAGGTCTTGAAAAAAATAGTGTCGTCGTCATGATTCATACCGGATCGCGTGATGTTGGTTTTTACATTGGTCAGCGTTGGCAAGATAAAGCAAAAGCTTTATGGCCGACTAATGAAAAGCAACCAAAATCAGGATTGTTTGGTTTAACAGATAGTCACGCACAGGCCTATTTACAAGCTATGGGCGTTGCTGCCCGTTATGCTTGGATTAATCGAATTGTGATTACCGAATTGATACGTAAATCGCTTTCAACTATTTTTCATCAAGATAATAGTCAACTCGTGGTCGACATTTCGCACAATATCATTTTGCCTGAACATGAGATGAATATTCATCGTAAAGGGGCGACGCCTGCTTATGCTGGTCAGATAGCTTTAATTCCAGGTTCAATGGGTGATCACTCTTATGTAGCAGTGGGTAAAGGCCATGCTGATTGGTTATGGTCTTGTTCACACGGTGCTGGTCGAGCAGAAAGACGACAAGCTATGCGTAGCAAAAAAGTCGAATATGATAAGGTTAATTTGCAATGGCAATGTATTACCTTAAAAGAAGAACGCCTACGTGAAGAGTCTCCTACAGCCTATAAACCTATCACACCTGTAATTGAAGCACAACAAAACGCCGGTTTGATTCAAACAGTGGTTAAACTTAAACCGTGGGTTACGTTTAAAGTATAG
- a CDS encoding ATP-binding protein produces MKINVTGFASHFYKNVTVNDVLKEAIMNSIQANATNININLQFEYEKALDGDTSSRGNLREIIIEDNGEGLTQKNIDAFLEIATDHKKNIGGKGIGRISFLKIASTINVESISNEKKYVEFDFTDKFDEKNIKISDCDAQNAYTKIYLNNLNLKHRKTQVASCVNFVKEKFNLMLFLKQQETKKHISINFMVNNKLYDEIKSNDIHCLKETDHVNNGCKFTVYAFQNKEKQGIRIYYCANNIQVKPIVISDNFRTQYIFAITSDFFDEHANPERTQFNFQSNDYFTQADMLSNIPNNNFEQELKQTCLNIVHENEPNLEEENKARLKKLKERYGYINLDGIDVNNLSFNEKDIIDAYRNKINQKEDRLAMLLDQPNISADELVIEVAEQNKHELAKYIFHRDLVAKKGLSLTNSQENEDVLHNLFFPQKTSVVVDDKTENNKDHLYQNCVWLLDDKFMSYAYTASDITIKKINAEIGNDSNCTSEKRPDLFILYNSPEDSELLKDVVLIEFKKGNIDYKEKTSAIDQIDEYKETLKKIVSNINNFYCYIICDFKADDVDIERVMKNRAFTKVFSNNGCMYYGYLPGSMTHVTFVSSNSIFADAVARNKTFLNILINNSIN; encoded by the coding sequence ATGAAAATAAACGTCACAGGGTTTGCATCTCATTTTTATAAAAATGTTACAGTTAATGATGTTTTAAAAGAAGCCATAATGAATTCCATACAGGCAAATGCAACTAATATCAATATTAATCTCCAATTTGAGTATGAAAAAGCGTTAGATGGTGATACATCAAGTCGTGGTAATTTGCGTGAAATAATTATAGAAGATAATGGTGAAGGTTTAACCCAGAAAAATATTGATGCCTTTCTTGAGATAGCAACAGATCATAAGAAAAATATTGGAGGAAAAGGAATTGGGAGAATTTCATTTTTAAAAATAGCTTCAACTATTAACGTTGAAAGCATCTCAAATGAAAAAAAATATGTTGAATTTGATTTTACAGATAAGTTTGATGAGAAGAATATTAAAATAAGTGATTGTGATGCTCAAAATGCATACACAAAAATATATTTAAATAACTTAAATTTGAAACATCGTAAAACACAAGTTGCTTCTTGTGTTAATTTTGTGAAAGAAAAATTTAATTTAATGTTATTTTTAAAACAGCAAGAAACCAAAAAACATATTTCTATTAATTTCATGGTCAATAATAAGTTATATGATGAAATAAAAAGCAATGATATTCATTGTTTAAAGGAAACAGACCATGTAAATAATGGTTGCAAATTTACTGTATATGCATTTCAAAATAAAGAGAAACAGGGGATTAGAATATATTATTGTGCTAATAATATTCAAGTTAAACCAATAGTAATATCTGATAATTTTCGTACTCAATATATCTTTGCGATTACATCAGATTTCTTTGATGAACATGCCAACCCAGAGAGAACACAGTTTAACTTTCAATCTAATGATTATTTTACTCAAGCAGATATGTTATCTAATATCCCGAATAATAATTTTGAACAAGAATTAAAGCAAACATGCTTAAATATCGTTCATGAAAATGAGCCTAATCTAGAGGAGGAGAATAAAGCTAGACTAAAAAAATTAAAAGAAAGATATGGCTATATTAATTTGGATGGTATTGATGTTAATAATCTAAGTTTTAATGAAAAAGACATAATTGATGCATATAGAAATAAAATAAATCAAAAAGAAGATAGATTAGCAATGTTACTTGATCAGCCTAATATTTCGGCTGATGAATTAGTGATTGAAGTGGCTGAGCAAAATAAACATGAGCTTGCAAAATATATCTTTCATAGGGATTTAGTTGCTAAAAAAGGGCTGTCTTTGACTAATTCACAAGAAAATGAGGATGTTTTGCATAACTTATTTTTCCCACAGAAAACTAGCGTTGTAGTTGATGATAAAACTGAAAATAATAAAGATCACTTGTATCAAAATTGCGTATGGCTTTTGGATGATAAATTTATGTCTTATGCATACACAGCATCCGATATCACAATCAAAAAAATCAATGCAGAAATAGGTAATGATTCTAATTGTACATCAGAAAAAAGGCCTGACCTATTTATTTTGTACAATAGCCCTGAAGATAGTGAGTTGCTTAAAGATGTTGTGTTGATTGAATTTAAGAAAGGTAATATTGATTATAAAGAAAAAACCTCTGCAATCGATCAGATTGATGAATATAAAGAAACACTCAAAAAAATTGTTAGTAATATAAATAACTTTTATTGTTATATTATCTGTGATTTTAAAGCTGATGATGTAGATATTGAAAGAGTTATGAAAAATAGAGCATTTACTAAAGTTTTTAGTAATAACGGATGTATGTATTATGGTTATTTACCAGGTTCAATGACTCATGTAACCTTTGTCTCATCAAATAGCATTTTTGCTGATGCTGTTGCAAGGAATAAAACTTTTTTAAATATTTTAATAAATAATTCTATTAATTAA